From a single Kitasatospora sp. NBC_00458 genomic region:
- a CDS encoding type I polyketide synthase produces the protein MANEEQLRDYLRRAATELHDTRTRLRDAEDRWHEPVAIVGMQCRYPGGVTSPDELWELVRSGADAITGIPSGRGWEHTETVGGASYRGGFLDDAADFDPDFFGISPREALAMDPQQRLLLEASWETLERAGIDPTSLRGSRTGVFVGVIAGDYLSRLASIPKEVEGHLLTGSLVSVASGRIAYALGLEGAAVTVDTACSSSLVALHLACQALRAGECDLALAGGATVLATPGAFDEFSRQRGLAADGRCKSFAATADGTGWSEGVGMLLVERLSDARRNGHPVLAVVRGSAVNQDGASNGLTAPNDLAQERVIRQALAGARLNPSDVDAVEAHGTGTRLGDPIEAQALLATYGQGRPADRPLRLGSVKSNLGHTQAAAGVAGVIKTVMALRHGVLPRTLHVDEPTPMVDWEAGRVELLTEPVAWPAGERVRRAGVSSFGVSGTNAHVIIEEAPSEDGSLTADEPPADALPADALAADAPPVDAPAADAPPAEAPAADAPAVLTEAVPGAAPGAVPWVVSARTGAGLRAQAARLRDWAAGHPGADPADVAWSLASGRAVLEHRAVLVGREPAELAAGLAALADGADGPAATVEGGGATVVTGAVRRGPGRTAVLFTGQGARSRGTGRELYGAFPVFAAALDEVCAAFEGVTPFSVLDAVLGTPGSTGRAEPADRAEPEPTGVAQPALFAFEVALYRLWTSWGAAPDYVAGHSLGEITAAHVAGVLSLDDAVTLVAARARLMGALPAGGAMLAVGASEAEAAAVLAAVPGEVGLAAVNGPASVVVSGTGEAVERVRAEFAARGRRVARLRVSHAFHSALMEPVLEKFAGVVEGLRLRAPAIPLASNVTGGIVAPERLADPAYWVEHLRRTVRFGDAVGALRAAGVTTFVELGPEAALTPMVAECLAAEEAAGTVAAIAALHRDRDAVTGVLAALGQAFVRGAAVDWAALTAGDALGAGRGRRRVDLPTYAFDRRRFWLDAGVAATDATGLGQGAADHPLLGAVVQLADGHGSLFTGLLSLDTHPWLADHVVLGTVLLPGTAFLELALHAGRRTGRELVEELSLEAPLVFAERGAVQLQLWVEAPDEDGRSAVAIHSRPGTDDPGEPWTRHAVGTLARTVEPAPGAAPVADLAVWPPAGTEPVPLDGFYDWLADSGVTYGPAFHGVRAAARRGDEVYGEVELPEGVAHEADRFGTHPALMDATQHLLGIAAFADRADPGAGPVSLPFSWRDVRLLAPGAAAARVRLRRTGPESVALTLADRDGLPVAEVGSLAVRPVSPEKLRSAATARQDPLYEVRWTPLPRPGAVPVPGPGTWAVAGDAAPFAGALDAAVHADLAALTAAVDGGAPVPEVVVLPWPGTGPGADAAVAGAPGLPPVADVHAAVNRALALVQAWLADPRFAGTRLAVVTRGAVSVGADDPVRDLAAAAVGGLVRSAMSENPERIVLVDVDGDEASARALAVATAAAADSGEPQLALRAGTLYAPRIARSAPAGTAAPAAPAFGPDGTVLVTGGTGALGALVARHLVTAHGVRRLLLTSRRGPQAPGAAELAAELTGLGAEVEVTACDTADRDALAALLAGVPAGHPLRGVVHTAGVVDDGVIGALTPERVAAVLRPKVDAATHLHELTRGLDLTAFVLYSSVAGVIGSRGQANYAAGNAYLDALAQHRRAHGLPGVSLAWGLWEEESGLMKDDFTATDRQRINRSGVLPLSDRQGLALFDAALSRGEALLAPVRLDLAALRRLDDELPVILSGLVPAKRRSGGEDARKLAQRLAGRPETEQVQLLTDLARRQAAVVLGHPGPEAVAPERAFTELGFDSLTALEMRNRLNAATGLRLPATVLFDYPNATALARFLRTGLLSLPGSAPAPAAVRARVLDEPIAVVAMSCRFPGGIAGPEDLWRCVADGVDTVAPFPTDRGWDLAELYDPDPDRSGRCYTREGAFMRGIDRFDSELFGISPREALAMDPQQRMLLETSWEAFERAGIDPVSLRGSNTSVFAGLMYADYAAGRVQNVDDELEAYIGNGNSFGVASGRVAYTLGLEGAAVTVDSACSSSLVSLHWAAHALRTGECDLALAGGVTIMSTPSVFVEFARQRGLAPDGRCKSFAAGADGTAWGEGIGMLLLERLSDARRNGHPVLAVVRGSAINQDGASNGLTAPNGPSQQRVIRQALANAGLGTADVDAVEAHGTGTTLGDPIEAQALLATYGQGRPEDRPLWLGSVKSNFGHTQAAAGVAGVIKMVMAMRHGVLPRTLHVDAPSPHVDWSAGRVELLAEEQVWPELDRPRRAAVSSFGISGTNAHVILEQAPAEPQSAPAEPQPVPAAVEAPSDAPAEALAATTVEGAAVPADPADPADPAGLGGVVPWVLSARTEGALRAQAARLGEWAAAHPAADPADVAWSLASGRATLERRAVVWGRDGAELAAGLRALADGAASTAPSVAAGDAGGPGAGTVTGPVLVFPGQGSQWAGMAAELLATSPVFADAVAECAAVMDPLTDWSLAEVLRDGSGALLDRVDVVQPALFAVMVGLARWWESAGVRPAAVIGHSQGEIAAAHVAGLLPLADAARIAVLRSRALRQVSAVGGGMLSVGVTAERAAELVAGDARLSLAAVNGPTSVVLSGSVEALSVIAADCERADVRARWIPVDYASHSAHMDVLRDELHELLAGTAPQPGRVTMYSTVTGGSVTDHATLTGPYWYDNLRGTVRLDTAVRAALADGHTVFVECSPHPGLVVPLEDLIAEAGAGGTVLHTLRRGEGGPGRLVAALAAGYAHGLAVDWAGLLHHDGVHRVDLPTYAFQGRRYWLDPDAGTALPGRAKRPAAAPAGDPVDARLWDTVAEAGTTGLAALLGLAEDAPLRDVQPALAAWRTRQQAESVVRTWRYAEQWEPWTDAPPVPERLTGRWLVVTPRGPAAGPLRATVTGALTGRGAEVLAPDADELPARRADLAAWLREAAGAGPLAGVLALPVGDLAETDPAPALAAFVTLVQALGDAGVDAPLWCVTQGAVPVLGEPPLSAVAAAVQGLGRVVGLEHPGRWGGLIDLPGTADARAAGTLAAVLGAGPADEEIAVRPLGVFVRRLARLPHAEGRSAREAAWQPGRTALVTGGTGALGGRVAHWLARAGVGHLVLAGRSGGAAPGAARLREELTAAGAEVEIAACDVSDRAAVAALLDGLRARGLRVDTLVHAAGAEVGGPFDLTTRQDVDEALAAKVGGALVLDELLREDEPDTFVLFTSGAGVWGGAGQGAYAAANAYLDALAARRRDRGAAATAIAWGRWGGGAGMSAGEAGARLDRIGVPAMAPELALEALRQALEEDLTCVTVADIDWPRFAVGYTAARPRPLIADLVAAATPADTGAAPEDGSGAGAPELLRERLAGLSGADRHRELLALVRAEVAAQLGHTDPAEIEPERPFRDLGFDSLAAVGLRNRLTAATGLTLPTTLVFDHPTSDALAEHLDRELFGDTAPGASALDGLDRLEADLSALDGPAERERVAARLSELAARLRGTPRQAAEAGRDLDGATDDEMFDILGEEFGIS, from the coding sequence ATGGCGAACGAAGAGCAACTTCGCGACTACCTGCGCCGGGCGGCGACCGAGCTGCACGACACCCGGACCCGGCTCCGGGACGCCGAGGACCGGTGGCACGAGCCCGTCGCCATCGTCGGCATGCAGTGCCGCTACCCCGGCGGGGTCACCTCCCCGGACGAGCTGTGGGAGCTGGTCCGCAGCGGCGCCGACGCGATCACCGGCATCCCCTCCGGGCGCGGCTGGGAGCACACCGAGACCGTCGGCGGGGCCTCCTACCGGGGCGGCTTCCTGGACGACGCGGCCGACTTCGACCCCGACTTCTTCGGGATCTCGCCGCGCGAGGCGCTCGCCATGGACCCGCAGCAGCGGCTGCTGCTGGAGGCGTCCTGGGAGACCCTCGAACGGGCCGGGATCGACCCGACCTCGCTGCGCGGCAGCCGGACCGGCGTGTTCGTCGGCGTGATCGCCGGCGACTACCTGTCCCGGCTCGCCAGCATCCCCAAGGAGGTCGAGGGCCACCTGCTGACGGGCAGCCTGGTCAGCGTGGCCTCGGGCCGGATCGCCTACGCGCTGGGGCTCGAAGGCGCGGCCGTGACCGTCGACACCGCGTGCTCCTCCTCGCTGGTCGCCCTCCACCTCGCGTGCCAGGCGCTGCGCGCCGGCGAGTGCGACCTCGCGCTCGCCGGCGGCGCGACCGTGCTCGCCACCCCGGGCGCGTTCGACGAGTTCTCACGCCAGCGCGGCCTCGCGGCGGACGGCCGCTGCAAGTCCTTCGCGGCGACGGCCGACGGCACCGGCTGGAGCGAGGGCGTCGGCATGCTGCTCGTCGAGCGGCTCTCCGACGCCCGCCGCAACGGGCACCCCGTGCTCGCCGTCGTGCGCGGCTCCGCGGTCAACCAGGACGGCGCGTCGAACGGCCTCACCGCGCCCAACGACCTGGCCCAGGAGCGGGTGATCCGGCAGGCGCTGGCCGGCGCGCGGCTGAACCCCTCCGACGTCGACGCCGTCGAGGCGCACGGCACGGGCACCCGGCTCGGCGACCCGATCGAGGCCCAGGCACTGCTCGCCACCTACGGGCAGGGGCGGCCCGCGGACCGGCCGCTGCGCCTCGGCTCGGTGAAGTCCAACCTCGGGCACACCCAGGCCGCGGCCGGCGTGGCCGGCGTGATCAAGACGGTCATGGCGCTGCGGCACGGCGTGCTGCCGCGCACGCTGCACGTCGACGAACCCACGCCGATGGTCGACTGGGAGGCGGGCCGCGTCGAGCTGCTCACCGAGCCGGTGGCCTGGCCCGCGGGCGAGCGGGTGCGCCGGGCCGGCGTGTCCTCGTTCGGGGTGAGCGGCACCAACGCGCACGTGATCATCGAGGAGGCGCCGTCCGAGGACGGGTCGCTGACCGCGGACGAGCCGCCTGCGGACGCACTGCCTGCCGACGCACTGGCCGCCGACGCACCGCCCGTCGACGCACCGGCCGCCGACGCACCGCCTGCCGAGGCACCGGCGGCCGACGCGCCTGCGGTCCTGACGGAGGCCGTCCCCGGCGCCGCTCCCGGCGCCGTCCCGTGGGTGGTCTCGGCGCGCACCGGGGCCGGGCTGCGGGCGCAGGCGGCCCGCCTGCGGGACTGGGCCGCCGGACACCCCGGCGCCGACCCGGCCGACGTGGCGTGGTCGCTGGCCTCGGGCCGGGCGGTGCTGGAGCACCGGGCGGTGCTGGTCGGCCGGGAGCCCGCCGAGCTGGCGGCCGGGCTCGCGGCCCTCGCGGACGGGGCCGACGGGCCCGCCGCCACCGTGGAGGGCGGCGGCGCGACGGTGGTCACCGGCGCCGTGCGGCGCGGCCCGGGGCGGACCGCGGTCCTCTTCACCGGCCAGGGCGCCCGCTCGCGCGGGACCGGCCGGGAGCTCTACGGCGCCTTCCCGGTGTTCGCCGCCGCACTGGACGAGGTCTGCGCGGCCTTCGAGGGCGTGACCCCGTTCTCCGTCCTCGACGCCGTGCTGGGCACCCCGGGGAGCACCGGCCGGGCCGAGCCCGCCGACCGGGCGGAGCCCGAGCCCACCGGCGTCGCCCAGCCCGCGCTGTTCGCCTTCGAGGTGGCCCTCTACCGCCTGTGGACGTCGTGGGGGGCGGCACCCGACTACGTGGCCGGCCACTCCCTCGGCGAGATCACCGCCGCGCACGTCGCCGGGGTCCTGTCGCTGGACGACGCCGTCACCCTGGTCGCCGCCCGGGCCCGCCTGATGGGCGCGCTGCCGGCCGGCGGCGCGATGCTCGCGGTCGGCGCGTCCGAGGCCGAGGCCGCCGCGGTGCTGGCGGCGGTGCCGGGCGAGGTGGGACTGGCCGCCGTCAACGGGCCGGCGAGCGTGGTGGTCTCCGGCACCGGTGAGGCCGTCGAGCGGGTGCGCGCCGAGTTCGCCGCCCGCGGCCGCCGGGTCGCGCGGCTGAGGGTCTCGCACGCCTTCCACTCCGCGCTGATGGAGCCGGTCCTGGAGAAGTTCGCCGGGGTCGTCGAGGGGCTGCGCCTCCGGGCCCCGGCGATCCCGCTGGCCTCCAACGTGACGGGCGGGATCGTCGCCCCGGAGCGGCTCGCCGACCCGGCGTACTGGGTCGAGCACCTCCGGCGCACGGTCCGGTTCGGCGACGCGGTCGGCGCGCTGCGGGCCGCCGGGGTGACCACCTTCGTGGAGCTCGGGCCGGAGGCCGCGCTGACGCCGATGGTCGCGGAGTGCCTCGCCGCCGAGGAGGCGGCCGGGACGGTCGCGGCCATCGCCGCGCTGCACCGCGACCGGGACGCGGTGACCGGAGTGCTGGCCGCGCTGGGGCAGGCGTTCGTGCGCGGCGCGGCGGTCGACTGGGCGGCGCTCACGGCCGGGGACGCCCTCGGTGCGGGCCGCGGACGCCGCCGTGTCGACCTGCCGACCTACGCGTTCGACCGGCGCCGTTTCTGGCTCGACGCGGGCGTCGCCGCGACCGACGCGACCGGCCTCGGCCAGGGCGCCGCGGACCACCCGCTGCTCGGCGCCGTGGTGCAACTCGCCGACGGCCACGGCTCGCTGTTCACCGGCCTGCTCTCGCTCGACACCCACCCGTGGCTCGCCGACCACGTGGTGCTGGGGACGGTGCTGCTCCCCGGCACGGCCTTCCTGGAACTGGCGCTGCACGCGGGCCGGCGGACCGGCCGCGAGCTGGTCGAGGAGCTCTCCCTGGAGGCGCCGCTGGTCTTCGCCGAACGCGGCGCCGTCCAGCTCCAGCTCTGGGTCGAGGCCCCCGACGAGGACGGACGCAGCGCCGTCGCGATCCACTCGCGGCCCGGGACGGACGACCCGGGCGAGCCGTGGACCCGGCACGCCGTGGGCACCCTGGCCCGCACGGTCGAGCCCGCGCCCGGCGCCGCACCCGTCGCCGACCTCGCCGTCTGGCCGCCCGCCGGCACCGAGCCCGTCCCGCTCGACGGCTTCTACGACTGGCTCGCCGACAGCGGCGTCACCTACGGCCCGGCCTTCCACGGCGTGCGCGCCGCCGCCCGGCGCGGCGACGAGGTCTACGGGGAGGTCGAGCTGCCCGAGGGCGTCGCCCACGAGGCCGACCGCTTCGGCACCCACCCCGCCCTGATGGACGCGACCCAGCACCTGCTCGGCATCGCGGCGTTCGCCGACCGCGCCGACCCCGGTGCCGGACCGGTGTCGCTCCCGTTCTCCTGGCGCGACGTCCGCCTGCTCGCCCCCGGCGCGGCCGCGGCCCGGGTCCGGCTGCGGCGCACCGGACCGGAGTCGGTGGCCCTGACCCTCGCCGACCGTGACGGCCTGCCGGTCGCCGAGGTCGGCTCGCTCGCGGTCCGCCCGGTCTCGCCCGAGAAGCTGCGGTCCGCCGCGACGGCCCGCCAGGACCCGCTGTACGAGGTCCGCTGGACGCCGCTGCCCCGTCCGGGCGCCGTTCCGGTACCCGGCCCGGGGACGTGGGCGGTGGCCGGGGACGCGGCACCGTTCGCCGGAGCCCTGGACGCGGCCGTCCACGCGGACCTGGCCGCGCTCACGGCCGCGGTCGACGGCGGCGCACCCGTACCCGAGGTCGTCGTCCTCCCGTGGCCGGGCACCGGACCCGGCGCGGACGCCGCGGTGGCGGGCGCCCCCGGCCTGCCGCCCGTCGCGGACGTGCACGCGGCCGTGAACCGGGCCCTGGCACTGGTCCAGGCCTGGCTCGCCGACCCGCGCTTCGCCGGTACGCGCCTCGCGGTGGTCACCCGCGGCGCGGTGTCCGTCGGCGCCGACGACCCCGTGCGCGACCTCGCCGCCGCGGCCGTCGGCGGGCTGGTCCGCTCCGCGATGTCGGAGAACCCGGAGCGGATCGTGCTGGTCGACGTCGACGGCGACGAGGCGTCCGCCCGGGCGCTCGCCGTCGCCACCGCGGCCGCCGCCGACTCCGGCGAACCCCAACTGGCCCTGCGCGCGGGCACCCTGTACGCCCCGAGGATCGCCCGCAGCGCCCCGGCCGGGACCGCCGCTCCCGCCGCTCCCGCCTTCGGCCCCGACGGGACGGTGCTGGTCACCGGCGGCACGGGCGCCCTCGGCGCCCTGGTGGCCCGCCACCTGGTGACCGCGCACGGAGTCCGCCGGCTGCTGCTGACCAGCCGCCGCGGGCCGCAGGCCCCCGGCGCCGCCGAACTCGCCGCCGAACTCACCGGGCTGGGCGCCGAGGTCGAGGTGACGGCCTGCGACACCGCCGACCGGGACGCGCTGGCCGCGCTGCTCGCCGGCGTCCCCGCCGGGCACCCGCTGCGCGGCGTGGTGCACACCGCCGGCGTCGTCGACGACGGCGTGATCGGCGCGCTGACGCCCGAACGGGTCGCCGCCGTGCTGCGCCCCAAGGTCGACGCGGCGACGCACCTGCACGAGCTCACCCGCGGCCTGGACCTCACCGCCTTCGTCCTCTACTCCTCCGTCGCCGGCGTCATCGGCAGCCGCGGCCAGGCCAACTACGCGGCCGGCAACGCCTACCTGGACGCCCTCGCCCAGCACCGGCGGGCCCACGGCCTGCCCGGCGTCTCGCTCGCCTGGGGCCTGTGGGAGGAGGAGAGCGGCCTGATGAAGGACGACTTCACCGCCACCGACCGGCAGCGCATCAACCGCAGCGGCGTGCTGCCGCTCTCCGACCGGCAGGGCCTCGCCCTGTTCGACGCCGCGCTCTCCCGCGGCGAGGCCCTGCTCGCCCCGGTCCGCCTGGACCTCGCGGCCCTGCGCCGGCTCGACGACGAGCTGCCGGTGATCCTCAGCGGGCTGGTCCCCGCGAAGCGCCGCTCCGGCGGCGAGGACGCGCGCAAGCTGGCGCAGCGCCTGGCCGGCCGGCCGGAGACGGAGCAGGTGCAACTGCTCACCGACCTGGCCCGCCGGCAGGCCGCCGTGGTCCTCGGCCACCCCGGCCCGGAGGCGGTCGCGCCCGAACGGGCCTTCACCGAGCTGGGCTTCGACTCGCTGACCGCGCTGGAGATGCGCAACCGGCTCAACGCCGCGACCGGCCTGCGGCTCCCGGCGACCGTCCTGTTCGACTACCCGAACGCCACCGCCCTCGCCCGCTTCCTGCGCACCGGGCTGCTGAGCCTGCCCGGCTCCGCCCCGGCGCCGGCCGCCGTCCGGGCCCGGGTGCTCGACGAGCCGATCGCCGTCGTCGCGATGAGCTGCCGCTTCCCGGGCGGTATCGCCGGCCCCGAGGACCTCTGGCGCTGCGTGGCCGACGGCGTGGACACGGTGGCGCCGTTCCCGACCGACCGCGGCTGGGACCTCGCCGAGCTGTACGACCCGGACCCGGACCGCTCCGGGCGGTGCTACACCCGTGAGGGCGCGTTCATGCGCGGCATCGACCGCTTCGACTCCGAGCTGTTCGGCATCTCGCCGCGCGAGGCGCTGGCGATGGACCCGCAGCAGCGCATGCTGCTGGAGACCTCCTGGGAGGCGTTCGAACGCGCCGGCATCGACCCGGTGTCGCTGCGCGGCAGCAACACCTCCGTCTTCGCGGGGCTGATGTACGCGGACTACGCCGCCGGCCGGGTGCAGAACGTCGACGACGAGCTGGAGGCGTACATCGGCAACGGCAACTCCTTCGGCGTCGCCTCCGGCCGCGTCGCCTACACGCTCGGCCTGGAGGGCGCGGCGGTCACCGTCGACTCGGCGTGCTCCTCCTCGCTGGTCTCGCTGCACTGGGCGGCCCACGCGCTGCGCACCGGGGAGTGCGACCTCGCGCTCGCCGGCGGGGTGACGATCATGTCGACGCCGAGCGTGTTCGTCGAGTTCGCGCGCCAGCGCGGGCTGGCCCCGGACGGCCGCTGCAAGTCGTTCGCGGCGGGTGCGGACGGCACCGCGTGGGGCGAGGGCATCGGCATGCTGCTGCTGGAGCGGCTGTCCGACGCGCGGCGCAACGGGCACCCGGTGCTCGCCGTGGTGCGCGGTTCGGCGATCAACCAGGACGGCGCGTCGAACGGCCTCACCGCGCCGAACGGGCCGTCCCAGCAGCGGGTGATCCGCCAGGCGCTGGCCAACGCGGGCCTGGGCACCGCGGACGTGGACGCGGTGGAGGCGCACGGCACCGGCACCACGCTGGGCGACCCGATCGAGGCGCAGGCGCTGCTGGCCACCTACGGGCAGGGGCGGCCGGAGGACCGGCCGCTCTGGCTGGGGTCGGTGAAGTCGAACTTCGGTCACACCCAGGCTGCTGCGGGTGTGGCGGGTGTGATCAAGATGGTGATGGCGATGCGGCACGGTGTGCTGCCGCGGACGCTGCACGTGGACGCGCCGTCGCCGCACGTGGACTGGTCGGCGGGCCGGGTCGAGCTGCTGGCCGAGGAACAGGTCTGGCCCGAGCTGGACCGGCCGCGCCGGGCCGCGGTGTCCTCGTTCGGGATCAGCGGCACCAACGCGCACGTGATCCTGGAGCAGGCGCCGGCCGAGCCGCAGTCCGCGCCCGCCGAGCCGCAGCCCGTGCCCGCCGCTGTGGAGGCGCCGTCGGACGCCCCGGCGGAGGCCCTCGCCGCGACCACCGTGGAAGGCGCCGCAGTCCCCGCCGACCCGGCCGACCCCGCCGACCCGGCGGGCCTCGGGGGCGTCGTGCCCTGGGTGCTGTCCGCCCGCACCGAGGGCGCGCTGCGGGCCCAGGCCGCCCGCCTGGGGGAGTGGGCCGCCGCGCACCCCGCCGCCGACCCGGCGGACGTGGCGTGGTCGCTGGCCTCCGGGCGCGCCACCCTGGAGCGCCGCGCGGTCGTCTGGGGCCGCGACGGAGCCGAACTCGCCGCCGGCCTGCGGGCGCTGGCCGACGGGGCGGCGTCGACCGCCCCGTCCGTCGCCGCCGGTGACGCGGGCGGGCCCGGCGCAGGAACGGTCACCGGTCCGGTGCTGGTGTTCCCGGGCCAGGGCTCGCAGTGGGCCGGGATGGCCGCCGAACTGCTCGCCACCAGCCCGGTGTTCGCCGACGCCGTCGCCGAGTGCGCGGCGGTGATGGACCCGCTGACGGACTGGTCGCTGGCCGAGGTGCTGCGCGACGGCTCCGGGGCGCTGCTGGACCGGGTGGACGTCGTCCAGCCGGCCCTGTTCGCCGTGATGGTGGGCCTGGCGCGCTGGTGGGAGTCGGCCGGGGTCCGCCCGGCCGCGGTGATCGGCCACTCGCAGGGCGAGATCGCCGCCGCGCACGTGGCGGGCCTCCTCCCGCTGGCGGACGCCGCCCGGATCGCGGTGCTCCGCAGCCGCGCGCTGCGGCAGGTCTCCGCGGTCGGCGGCGGGATGCTCTCGGTCGGCGTCACCGCCGAACGCGCCGCCGAACTCGTCGCGGGCGACGCCCGGTTGTCGCTCGCCGCGGTCAACGGCCCCACCAGCGTGGTGCTCTCCGGATCCGTCGAGGCGCTGTCCGTGATCGCGGCCGACTGCGAGCGCGCCGACGTGCGGGCCCGCTGGATCCCCGTCGACTACGCCTCCCACTCCGCGCACATGGACGTCCTCCGGGACGAACTGCACGAGCTGCTGGCGGGGACCGCCCCGCAGCCGGGCCGGGTGACGATGTACTCGACCGTCACCGGCGGCTCGGTCACCGACCACGCGACACTCACCGGCCCGTACTGGTACGACAACCTGCGCGGCACCGTCCGCCTCGACACCGCCGTGCGGGCGGCGCTCGCCGACGGGCACACGGTGTTCGTCGAGTGCAGCCCGCACCCCGGGCTGGTCGTCCCGCTGGAGGACCTGATCGCCGAGGCGGGCGCGGGCGGCACCGTCCTGCACACCCTGCGCCGCGGCGAGGGCGGCCCGGGGCGGCTCGTCGCCGCGCTCGCCGCCGGCTACGCCCACGGCCTGGCCGTCGACTGGGCCGGACTGCTGCACCACGACGGGGTGCACCGCGTCGACCTGCCGACCTACGCCTTCCAGGGCCGCCGCTACTGGCTCGACCCCGACGCCGGCACCGCCCTGCCCGGCCGGGCCAAGCGGCCCGCCGCCGCACCGGCCGGCGACCCCGTCGACGCCCGGCTGTGGGACACCGTCGCCGAAGCCGGCACGACCGGGCTCGCCGCCCTCCTCGGCCTCGCCGAGGACGCCCCGCTGCGCGACGTCCAGCCCGCCCTGGCGGCCTGGCGGACCAGGCAGCAGGCCGAGTCGGTGGTGCGCACCTGGCGCTACGCCGAGCAGTGGGAGCCGTGGACGGACGCCCCGCCGGTGCCCGAGCGGCTCACCGGGCGGTGGCTCGTCGTCACACCGCGGGGTCCGGCCGCCGGCCCGCTGCGCGCCACCGTGACCGGCGCGCTCACCGGCCGCGGCGCCGAGGTCCTCGCACCGGACGCCGACGAGCTCCCGGCGCGGCGGGCCGACCTCGCCGCCTGGCTGCGGGAGGCCGCCGGGGCCGGGCCGCTGGCGGGCGTCCTCGCCCTGCCGGTCGGCGACCTGGCGGAGACCGACCCGGCCCCCGCCCTCGCGGCCTTCGTGACGCTCGTGCAGGCCCTCGGCGACGCCGGTGTCGACGCGCCGCTGTGGTGCGTCACCCAGGGCGCGGTGCCGGTCCTGGGCGAACCGCCGCTCAGCGCGGTCGCGGCGGCCGTCCAGGGCCTCGGCCGCGTCGTCGGCCTCGAACACCCGGGGCGCTGGGGCGGCCTTATCGACCTGCCCGGGACCGCCGACGCCCGGGCGGCCGGGACCCTCGCCGCCGTGCTCGGCGCGGGCCCGGCCGATGAGGAGATCGCCGTCCGCCCGCTGGGCGTCTTCGTCCGCCGGCTCGCCCGCCTGCCGCACGCCGAGGGCCGGTCCGCCCGCGAGGCCGCCTGGCAGCCCGGACGGACCGCGCTGGTCACCGGCGGCACCGGCGCGCTGGGCGGGCGGGTCGCGCACTGGCTGGCCCGGGCGGGCGTCGGACACCTCGTCCTCGCCGGCCGCAGCGGCGGGGCCGCCCCCGGCGCGGCCCGGCTGCGCGAGGAGCTCACGGCGGCCGGCGCCGAGGTCGAGATCGCCGCGTGCGACGTGAGCGACCGCGCCGCGGTCGCCGCCCTCCTCGACGGCCTGCGGGCCCGCGGCCTGCGGGTGGACACCCTCGTCCACGCGGCGGGCGCCGAGGTCGGCGGGCCGTTCGACCTGACGACCCGCCAGGACGTCGACGAGGCGCTCGCCGCCAAGGTCGGCGGCGCGCTGGTCCTGGACGAGCTGCTGCGCGAGGACGAGCCCGACACCTTCGTCCTGTTCACCTCCGGCGCCGGGGTGTGGGGCGGCGCGGGCCAGGGCGCCTACGCGGCCGCCAACGCCTACCTGGACGCGCTCGCCGCCCGGCGCCGCGACCGGGGCGCCGCCGCGACCGCGATCGCCTGGGGCCGCTGGGGCGGCGGCGCGGGCATGTCCGCCGGCGAGGCGGGCGCCCGGCTCGACCGGATCGGGGTGCCCGCGATGGCGCCCGAGCTCGCCCTCGAAGCCCTGCGCCAGGCACTGGAGGAGGACCTGACCTGCGTGACGGTCGCCGACATCGACTGGCCGCGCTTCGCGGTCGGCTACACGGCCGCGCGTCCGCGCCCGCTCATCGCGGACCTGGTCGCCGCCGCGACCCCGGCGGACACCGGCGCCGCCCCCGAGGACGGGAGCGGTGCGGGCGCCCCCGAGCTGCTGCGCGAGCGCCTCGCCGGGCTGTCCGGCGCGGACCGGCACCGCGAACTGCTCGCCCTGGTCCGGGCCGAGGTCGCCGCCCAGCTCGGCCACACCGACCCGGCCGAGATCGAGCCCGAACGCCCCTTCCGCGACCTCGGGTTCGACTCGCTGGCCGCCGTCGGGCTGCGCAACCGGCTCACCGCGGCCACCGGCCTGACCCTGCCGACCACGCTGGTCTTCGACCACCCCACCTCGGACGCGCTCGCCGAGCACCTCGACCGGGAGCTGTTCGGCGACACCGCACCCGGGGCGTCGGCGCTCGACGGACTGGACCGGCTGGAGGCCGACCTGTCGGCCCTCGACGGCCCGGCGGAGCGTGAACGCGTCGCCGCGCGCCTGTCCGAACTCGCGGCCCGGCTGCGCGGCACCCCGCGCCAGGCGGCCGAGGCCGGCCGGGACCTGGACGGCGCGACCGACGACGAGATGTTCGACATCCTCGGAGAGGAGTTCGGGATCTCCTGA